The genomic stretch TCGGTAAGGAACACCAGGATATGTCAGATAATTGGAAAATGTGTGCAATTGGAGAACGCATACGTATTGAAGGACGAGATCTAGAGTCTATAAAAGATCTTTCTCCCGAAGCGATCCAACTTGGATATGACTTTTCAATTGCCATGCAAGAAAAAGACAATCAAAAAGCATTAGAAATAATTACAAAGATAGAACAACTGCCAACAATCTGGAGAGATGAAAAATAATGGATGAAAAAGCAATCAAATTACTTTCTGAAAAAAATCTTGTCTTTATTGCAACAATTATGAAAGATGGTTCTCCACAAGTTTCTCCTGTTTGGGCAAATTATGAAAATGGATTTGTTTTGGTTAATACTGCTGAAGGTAGAATAAAACACAAAAATGTTTTACGAGATCCACGTGTTGCAGTTTCAGTTGTATCAAAAGACAATCCACTTGACATGACAACTATTCGTGGAACTGTAGAAGAACTAATTCCTGATTATGAATACAAACATGCAGACAAGCTTACACAACAATACATGAGACGTGAACATTATCCTTTCAAACGTGATGATGAAAAAAGAGTCATACTAAAAATAAAACCAAACAAAGTATTTGTTTTGCCTGAATTAAAAATGTCAGAGTAACAATTTTTAATGTTTCTAAATTCGAATTTAGAAATATAATACATTCAGTAGGGTAAATTAGAAAAAAGGTAGCATAGACAGTTTAACGGCGACGTTTAGCTGTCTTTCTCTTAGGAGCGGCTTTGCGTTTAGCTGCAGCTTTTCTCTTTGGTGCTGCTTTGCGTTTAGCTGCCTTTCTCTTAGGAGCTGCTTTTTTAGCTGCAGTTCTTCTCTTAGGAGCGGCTTTGCGTTTAGCTGCCTTTCTCTTAGGAGCTGCTTTTTTAGCTGCAGTTCTTCTCTTAGGAGCGGCTTTTCTCTTAGGAGCTGCTTTACCTGCATTCTTCCTTCGAGTTGCTGCTGCCTTTCTCTTACGAGCTGCTGCTGCTTTTAGTGCTTCAGCTGCTTTTTTAGCTGCATTTCTCTTTCGAGTTCTTGCTGCTTTTTTAGCTGCTTCGGCTCTTTTGGCTTTAGATATTGCCATGACTGATTTCGAAAATCATCTGTGTTATATGGTAAAAGTCACACATTACTACGCATTATATAGAAAAATTTGACACTTTTTTTATTTTTTAAAATTTACGATCAACAATTTGTAATACAAACCACAGCTGTATCGACAGTTGATTGATCTTTTTGTGGACGAATAATTATTTTGTATTGTTTTTCTTCATCAAATGGAACATCAAACTGTGTTGTTTTTTCAACTGCTTTGTTTGGTTCTAACCATTCTAAAAGCAAGTCTTTAGATGAGAATTCTCCATAAACTGCTTGATGTTTTTGTTCTTTTTCATCTACAATGTATAATTGTCCTCCTGAAAAGAGAGTTTTTTCATCTCCGATATTTTTTGCAGTGATTCCAATCATAACAAACGTATTTTCTGGCATTACATCCTTGCTTCCTTCATGAGTTCCTTCAAAAGTGACTACATATTCTACAGGACCTACGGTAATTTTTTCTCCTGCAACTGATTCAATGTAATTTGTTGTATATTGTGTGTACATGTAATTTGCAATTATCATTGAAGCTATAATTGCACCAACCACAATTACAACTCCGATTCTTGCCATAATTCATCTGAATTATTTTGGTATATAGTTGAAACGCATAATATTGCTCAAAAACCCTGCCTATTTTGAGGCAAATTTGGTTCATTTTTGATTTTTTGTTAGAACAAAAACACACACATGATTATCTAGTAATTTGTTGTAGACTATTTGATCAAGCCTTGGGACTGTTTTAGTCATTAATTACTATCTTGGGGTTTTTGATCTTTTTTGCGATCTATTCTGGTTTGTAGCTTTTACGTCTGACATTAGGATCTGCTTAAATTCTTCAGTTTGGGATTTGTACCAATGACTAAAACAGTTACTATTGCAGCAATTCTAGCAGTTTCTGCTGGATTATTGTTTGCAGTACCAATGGCCGTTTATGCACATGATGTTGGTAGTTGGAAAGACCTTGATTCTGCAACTAAAGCAGTAAAAGGAAATTCTCTAAAATTGACCGTATCTGCTCATGGTGATATCACTAAAGATGGTAGTATGTTTGATACTACTACAAACAAAGCAGTTGTGGGATATGCATGGGTTGAAGCTAATCCAAGAGATGATGGCAAAGTCTATGGCTTTGTTGCAGCATTACATCCTTTGTTTAGAGATTCAAACCAAAATCCTGATGCATGGCATACACACAGTGTTGCTTTACAACCAAGTAATGGTCCAAATTTCTGTCTTGACTTTGCAGATCTTGGAACCACACAAGCTGGAATTTCCATCAAAGGAAATGATCTAAAATTATCTACACCATTAAAACAATCTGGTGTAATCTATGGTGATTTAGCAGCAGCAACATCATTCACAATTACAACTCCGCCTGCAAATGGTGCATGTGATGATGGTGAATTACAAGTAAGAGCAAACGGAATTGCAAGAGGGCATGCAGTAGGAATTACTGAATAATCTCTACTTTTTCATCTTTTTTTATTCAAAATTTAGGGGGTTGAGCTTTTACGCATGATGATAATAGTTTGGGTATGTTTAGCTGGGAGAGCTTGGTGGAATTAGGGTTGCTTGTTGTAGTTAGGCACAAGTGTTCAACCCCCCATCAAAATACTTATTTTTGAAAATTTTACATTGTGACTAAACTAGATAATTTACAAGGGGGGTTTAACGCCTAGGCATAATTTTGTAAATTATATTATTTTACCAAATTTTCGGTTATTGATGTAATCCAATCAAAAACTTGTAAAAATAAACCCGATGATAACTCTCTGAATTCGTCAAATATGTTATTTGTAGATGCAAATGTTTCATTAATTGATGATTCATCAATCTGTAGTGATGTATACTTCATTCTTTATTTTCGAATAATTTTGATTTTACTGTATGTGTGCACTTTTGGACACACATTTTATGTCAAATAAGGGGGGTTTTTACAAAAAATTACCCATATGGTGTGGTTTGGGATTGTTTTTGAAACTAATTTCTTAACGTTGATTCAATTCTTTTTGAACTGTTTTTACAATGTAATGTACTGCTAGTGCGATTCCCATCACTTTGAGAAAATTATTCATGGGTTTTAACCTCCTTGTTCTCATATGTTTCAAGAATCTCATCTATCATTTTGATGATGTTCAATTTTGAATCAACTCCCATCGTTTTTCAGTATCTTTCAGTCTCAATCTGCTGACATTGATCCTGACATTGATTTCGTAGTTCATGGTTGCATGCCTGAATAAAATATTGACTATGTTCATTTTATGAACACCACCAAAGTTGCAATCATGGATAAAACAAAGACCTTGTTTTTTGAAGCCTTCAATTTGAGAATTTGGCTTTCAATGAAACCTGTTTCCGGTTTGCATATTGTTGGGTTGTTTGTTGTAATTTTTGTTGTTTTCATGTTGTATTATGGTGAATTTATGATAAAAGGGCCGCGTAGAACTGATAAATCATCTATTTTTCTAAAACGTTTTCAGCAAAAATCTTGCTGTTTTATCATATTTTTCTGAAACACTATCTATTGCTTCAAACATGGTCTGCTGATTGATATTTTCTTTGTCATCTAATACAACATAAACTCCAATCTTTTGTTTTCCATCTTCTGTAATTATTTTATTAATTGCTTGAATTGAATAACAGAATTCTCCTACCTTTTTCTCAAATTTTTCTTTTTCTTCAGGATTAAATCCTAAATATCTTGCAATTTGATTGTTTTTCATCACTACTTTGGCGCCTACTACTAGTATTCCTGGTTGTCCTTTTGGTTCAAAAATCTCTACTGGAATTCCGTATGGTCCTGCATGTTTAATTATGATGTGAAAACTATTTTCAGGATTTTTAATTTCTTCAAACGAAAGGCTCTCGTGAATAACCCATCTTTCTACATTATCTCTCATCCTGGTTGTACTCATAAAAAACATCACACCATAGTTCTATATGATTCTAAATCCAATTGATTGCCTTAGTAAATTTACAATATTTCTAAATTCGAGTTTAGAAATAGCTCTTTTCAATATGTGAACAACAAACAAAAATTTGCTATATGTTTACATTAAATCCTGAATCTATTCCTGGAATTGATGCTGCAATCAAAATATTTACAATAATTCCAATTATCATAAATACAATACCTAGATAGAGACAATTTCTTGCTTTACGTGGATCATCTTGTCGTAAAATAAAAAATGCAATTATTCCTCCTATGACTCCAAAGAAAATTGGTAACAAAAACCATACGTTGCTTCTTGGTTTTTCTGGATATGTCATATTGTGTTACCTTATTTTGCAATTACTGCTTTTTTCTGCAATTGTGTTATCTCTATTTCAACTGTTTCTAAAGGATCTTCTACTTGATTACGTCTTATCGAAAACATTTTTGGTTTTTCAAAGTCATCTGTACAATCAGGACATGCATAAACTAAAACTCTGTGTTCGTTTGGGGCTTTAGGATTGGATAATCTTGGATAATATACCAATCTTGCACCGCAATCAACACAATATCTGTTGGCCCTTCTAGTTCTGACCAATGTAATCCTCCTGCATTATTCTTAATGTGCGATCATCTATTAGATCTATGTTGTCTAATAGAGTAAACTAATTACTAACAACCGATCAATGTTTCTATATTCGAATTTAGAAATATGTTTAATTTTATATGATGATTGTTTTTCATATGTCAAAATTTATGTTTCAAAACTCGAATTTAGAAATAAGAGCGCCTCCCACCAGACTTGAACTGGTGACCAACCGGTTAACAGCCGGTTGCTCTACCACGCTGAGCTAGGGAGGCACAAGTAAAGACCTTGCCAAAAGTGATTTAATCTTTCCGACTATGCAAATTAGACTAAAGTTTAGAATTGTTCAGTTAAATTTTGCAAAAAATTCTTTGATTTCTTTTGCATGACTTTCGACTAATTCGATTATTTCTAAATGTTCATCAGCTGTTGGTTCCCTTTGATGAACAATTTGAAAAGCACTAAGTGCAGAACCAACCATTTCTCCTACAAAAAATCCACACAAAAAATCTCCAATGTTTCCACATTCCCATGTTTCTCCAATTCTTGGAGATGCTCCTGCAGATTTGTATAGTTCTAATGTTTGTTCAATTAAATCTGTAGTTTGTTTTGAAAACTCGGGGTCTAGAGTCATTTGAAAAGAATAATTCTATTTGTCAATGCCTTTTTTCTTCTCAAATGCATAAATGCCGTCTAAGAATACTCTATGATCTTTGTTCTTAACTTTTGATTTAAGTTCAATATTTGCTGCAGTTTGAGTAATGTCTGTCCATACTTCTCCTGTAAGGATTACGTCTTCTCCTTTTGGAACTACTTTTGTGTTTCCTACAATATTTGTGATTCTTGGAGCTCGTTCACCTTGAAAGTTTTCAATTAGAATTTTTTTCCCTTCTACTTTTACTGTGATAGGAAAGTGTGAAAAAACAATTTTCATTTTTATTGTATATCCTGTTACTAAACCCTCACAAATATTTTTGATAATTGATCTTGCAGTATGTAGAATTGCATAATCTCTTTTCTTTTGATTAATTGCAGATAAGAGAACTTTGCCGTCGTTAACTTCTACATTAATTGGTATGCTTCTGAAACTTTTGTATGTTTTTCCTAATGGTCCTACAAATGATACCATGTGTTTATCTACTGATACTGTTACACCTTCAGGAATGTCTACCTGATCTTTGAATTCTTCTAGTTGATTAGTAGACATAACCTATCAAAAATCCTCCAATTCCTTTTTGCGATGCTTCATGATGAGACATTACTCCTTGGTTTGTTGTAACTAGAAGCATTCCACGATCGTATGCTGGTAGATACTGTTGTTCCCAATTATTGTATTCGTCATTTTTGACTTTGAATCTTGGGGATATGGCACCACACTTGTTAATTTTTGCTAATAGTTTAATTTTGAATTTTCCTCCTCTTTTGTCATCAATATGTTCGAACTCTCCAATGTATCCGTCTTTTTGCAAAGTTTTGAGAACTTCAATACCTAATTTTGATGTCGGAAGTATGACACAGTCTGATTTTCTTCGTGATTCGTTATTGTAAAGTGTGACAAATAGATTTGCTAAGATATTTGTTGCTGGCATGTTATATCACTTGTTTTTCCTGAACCCTAAAGATGTTGCGACTTCTCTGAAGCATCGTCTGCATAACATTAAATCATATTTTTGGATGACAGCTGTATAGTCTCCACATCTTTTACACCATTTTGAACCTCTTCCAAAGTCATGTTTTTTTCTACCTGTTGCTTCATAAGATCTATCTTTTGCCATTATGTTACGGTCACTCCAAATTCTTTTGCTAGATAATCTTTTGCTTCTTGACTTTTTATGATGTGTGATTTTCCTACTCTGGCTTTGTGTTTACTTCGTGTTCTTATTCCATATCCTGGTCTTGTTAATGTAACTGAAATACCTAAACCTAAAATTCCGATCTGTGGATCATATTTCACTCCTGGAATATCAATATGTTCTCTAATTCCAAATGAAAAATTACCAAAATTATCAAATGATCTGCCATTTACGGTGTTGCCTTTCGCTTCTAGTAATCTTTTTAGTAACGCCACGGCATCGTTGCCTCTAATTGTAACTGCAGCTCCGATTGGTTCTCCTTTTCTTACTCCCCAATCTCTTTGTGTTTCTTTTGCATTTCGTGCAGAAGATTTTTTTCCAGATATTTGATCAAGAGCTTTTCTTGCAATGCTAATTATGTCTCCTGATTTGCCTACACCCATATTCAATACCACTTTCTCTAATGAGATTTTTTTCATTGGGGATTCTGTTACTTGAGACATAAGATCACTTTAATTGAATAATTGGCTCCTCTTTTCCAATTGGCATAATGATGTCTGCGGGGATTTCAATTTTTCTATCTCCTAATGAGAGTATGACTCTTTTTGGCAGAATGAATGTTCCTTCTTCTATGGTTTCAATCTTGCCAATTCTTCCTGCATTATTTCCACGTGTTACTAATCCTTGACATCCTGTTTCTAATTTAATTACCTCTATAATTTTTTGATCTGGAATTTGTATTAGACATGTATCTCCAACATTTACTTTAGTATCTGAAATAATTGCACGACCATCATGGAATCCGATTTGCAATTTTCCTTTGTTGATAGTTGTCTTGCTTACAACTCTAACAAGTTTCTTAGATTTTTCTGATTCGTTAATCTTTATTGGTTTTAACAACTTGTCTTCTGTTGGAACTAGACGATAAACATCTGTAACATCTTGAAGTTCTACAACATCCATTAATCCAATTGCATGATGAAGTGATTTTCTTACAACTCCATCAATCTTTACTCTTCCAGAATATATTGCAGTCTTTGCTTCTCTTAAACTTGTAACTATATTCAACATATCTCTAAGAAATACTGCAGTTGGTACAGAATGATTCTTTTTATGTGGTCCTGGTTTGACTGTGATTACAAATCGTTTATCTTTTCTTGTAATTCCCCAGAATTGTGGGGCCATTTGTCTTTTGAGTTTTTTACTGCCTGAAATGCTTACCATTATTTCTCATCTTCCTCTTTTTTGACCTTATCTGCTACTTTTGTTTCTTTAGGAACCTCTTTCACTGTTTCTGATTTTGGTGCAGTCTTTGGTTGATTGCTTGGATCTTTTCCTTCTAATTTTGCAATTCTCCATTTGTCTTCTCCATTTAGTGATGTAACAACTAGATTTGAAGTGTGAATGTAAACATCATATTTTTCACCTTTTGTTGCTTCTTTTTTAATACCCTCAACTGCAACACTACTTTTCTGTGTAGATATTTTAGAAATCTTGCCGTCTACTCCTTTGAATTCTCCTCTAACAATTTTGATGCTGTCTCCTTCAACTACTCTTACACTTCTTTTTCCATATTTTTTCTGAAGATCTTTTGAAAGTGCACTTCCAAGTTGTTTACTTTTTGTAGTGTAAGTTGATTGATAAATCATCTGATTGCGCATTTTTGTTGGTTTCATTTTATCATACCACCATTGATGCCAAGTTAGCTACTCTTGGCCATTTTTCTGTTGCTTCAGCTGCTACTGGTCCTTTGATGTCCGTTCCTTTTGTTTCTCCTTCTGGAGTAATTAACACTGCTGCATTATCTTCAAAACAAACTCTTACACCGTTTAATCTTCTAATTGCATATTTTTGTCTAATGATTACGGCACCGTAAACTTGTTTTCTTAATTCTGCAGGACCTTTTTTAACTACTACATTACAAAAGTCTCCCACAGATGCTGATGCTAGTCTTGATGATCTAGTGTGATGTCTTGGAACATTAATGACTTCTAAAATTTTGGCCCCTGAATTATCTGCACATACTATGTTTGCACCGATAGGAATTACTTTAGTTACATATGGTCGAAATTCTTCTACTCCTTTACCTGCTTGCTTTGCCATTATGCTTTAACCTCCACAACTACATAAGATACTGATTTTGAGATTGGTCTGCATTCTGCAGTCAATACGTGATCTCCTGTTTCGACATCTAAACATGCTGGTACATGTGCATGTATGGTACTTGTGCCTCTGGCATATCTCTTAAACTTGTTAAAGTAAATTGGGGCATCTTTTTGTAACGTAATTGTTTGTCTTGCTTTGCTTCCTGTAACTTTACCATCAAAGAGCTTTCCTCTAATTGATAAACCTCCGTGGAATGGACAATGCTTATCCTCACATTCTCTTGTTGGTTCTTTTACTTTTAATCCGATGTTTTGAGTCATGTTTTTCCTCCTATTCTGTCAAAAGGTCTTTTTGCAATTTTGGTACCTTCTATTTCGATTGATTTACCATCAACTGTGAATTCCCAATTGTTGGTATTTTTTGCAATTGTTTTTGCACCTTTTTTTGTATTAATCGTAAACATTGATTTTGTTTCATTAACAATTCTTCCATTTAATCCTATTATTTCGGGATTAGTAGACTGAACAATTTTGGTTTCTAATCCGATTAATTCATGTGAAAATATGTTATCTACATTAATCATTTTTCTTTCCTCATTTCGTTCAATCTAGTTAGCATTCTTGCAATGTCATGACGTATTGGTTTAAGTTTACCGCTTTCTTTTCTCAATGTTCCTTTAGAAGCATCAATTCTAAGTTTAGCAAGTTCACTACGTGATTCATTGATTTTACTTTTAAGATCTTTTTCGTTTAATTGTTTTATCGTTTTCATACTGAGTCTGGTCATTTCATCTTGGCCTCCTCCTCTTCTAATGTGTCAATGGATTCCATTTTCTTTGCTTCTAATGCAATTCTCTCTGATTCTGATTTGGCTTTATCTGCCTTACCTTTAACTTTAACAACTTCAACTTTAGCTCCTTCAACATCAATCTCTTCAACTTTGATTTTTTCATCTTGTGCTTGTTTTGCTTTCATTGCTTTTTCTGTTCTCATTTCAAATTCTGGTATCAGTCTTTCTTTTCTAGCAATTCTGATTCTGATTCCAATCAAACCCATGGCCGTTTTGACATGTGCGATGTCTTCATCCACAACAATTTCGGCATGATGTCCTGCTCTTGGTAAAATTCCTTGAGTATGTTTTTCAAATGCAGAACGGTCTCCTCTAAGTTTTCCTGATATTGTAATTTGAACGCCCATTGCGCCTCCTTCCATAATTTGTTTCAAAGTCCACATTGTTGCTCTTCTAAATGCAGTTCCTCTTTCCAAGTGGGACGCCATCC from Nitrosopumilus sp. encodes the following:
- a CDS encoding PPOX class F420-dependent oxidoreductase, which gives rise to MDEKAIKLLSEKNLVFIATIMKDGSPQVSPVWANYENGFVLVNTAEGRIKHKNVLRDPRVAVSVVSKDNPLDMTTIRGTVEELIPDYEYKHADKLTQQYMRREHYPFKRDDEKRVILKIKPNKVFVLPELKMSE
- a CDS encoding DUF4352 domain-containing protein, yielding MARIGVVIVVGAIIASMIIANYMYTQYTTNYIESVAGEKITVGPVEYVVTFEGTHEGSKDVMPENTFVMIGITAKNIGDEKTLFSGGQLYIVDEKEQKHQAVYGEFSSKDLLLEWLEPNKAVEKTTQFDVPFDEEKQYKIIIRPQKDQSTVDTAVVCITNC
- a CDS encoding DUF2299 family protein — translated: MSTTRMRDNVERWVIHESLSFEEIKNPENSFHIIIKHAGPYGIPVEIFEPKGQPGILVVGAKVVMKNNQIARYLGFNPEEKEKFEKKVGEFCYSIQAINKIITEDGKQKIGVYVVLDDKENINQQTMFEAIDSVSEKYDKTARFLLKTF
- a CDS encoding 50S ribosomal protein L6, coding for MSTNQLEEFKDQVDIPEGVTVSVDKHMVSFVGPLGKTYKSFRSIPINVEVNDGKVLLSAINQKKRDYAILHTARSIIKNICEGLVTGYTIKMKIVFSHFPITVKVEGKKILIENFQGERAPRITNIVGNTKVVPKGEDVILTGEVWTDITQTAANIELKSKVKNKDHRVFLDGIYAFEKKKGIDK
- a CDS encoding 30S ribosomal protein S8, whose protein sequence is MPATNILANLFVTLYNNESRRKSDCVILPTSKLGIEVLKTLQKDGYIGEFEHIDDKRGGKFKIKLLAKINKCGAISPRFKVKNDEYNNWEQQYLPAYDRGMLLVTTNQGVMSHHEASQKGIGGFLIGYVY
- a CDS encoding 30S ribosomal protein S14, whose protein sequence is MAKDRSYEATGRKKHDFGRGSKWCKRCGDYTAVIQKYDLMLCRRCFREVATSLGFRKNK
- a CDS encoding 50S ribosomal protein L5, with the protein product MSQVTESPMKKISLEKVVLNMGVGKSGDIISIARKALDQISGKKSSARNAKETQRDWGVRKGEPIGAAVTIRGNDAVALLKRLLEAKGNTVNGRSFDNFGNFSFGIREHIDIPGVKYDPQIGILGLGISVTLTRPGYGIRTRSKHKARVGKSHIIKSQEAKDYLAKEFGVTVT
- a CDS encoding 30S ribosomal protein S4e, whose amino-acid sequence is MVSISGSKKLKRQMAPQFWGITRKDKRFVITVKPGPHKKNHSVPTAVFLRDMLNIVTSLREAKTAIYSGRVKIDGVVRKSLHHAIGLMDVVELQDVTDVYRLVPTEDKLLKPIKINESEKSKKLVRVVSKTTINKGKLQIGFHDGRAIISDTKVNVGDTCLIQIPDQKIIEVIKLETGCQGLVTRGNNAGRIGKIETIEEGTFILPKRVILSLGDRKIEIPADIIMPIGKEEPIIQLK
- the rplX gene encoding 50S ribosomal protein L24: MKPTKMRNQMIYQSTYTTKSKQLGSALSKDLQKKYGKRSVRVVEGDSIKIVRGEFKGVDGKISKISTQKSSVAVEGIKKEATKGEKYDVYIHTSNLVVTSLNGEDKWRIAKLEGKDPSNQPKTAPKSETVKEVPKETKVADKVKKEEDEK
- a CDS encoding 50S ribosomal protein L14; its protein translation is MAKQAGKGVEEFRPYVTKVIPIGANIVCADNSGAKILEVINVPRHHTRSSRLASASVGDFCNVVVKKGPAELRKQVYGAVIIRQKYAIRRLNGVRVCFEDNAAVLITPEGETKGTDIKGPVAAEATEKWPRVANLASMVV
- a CDS encoding 30S ribosomal protein S17 translates to MTQNIGLKVKEPTRECEDKHCPFHGGLSIRGKLFDGKVTGSKARQTITLQKDAPIYFNKFKRYARGTSTIHAHVPACLDVETGDHVLTAECRPISKSVSYVVVEVKA
- a CDS encoding ribonuclease P protein subunit; translation: MINVDNIFSHELIGLETKIVQSTNPEIIGLNGRIVNETKSMFTINTKKGAKTIAKNTNNWEFTVDGKSIEIEGTKIAKRPFDRIGGKT
- the rpmC gene encoding 50S ribosomal protein L29 gives rise to the protein MTRLSMKTIKQLNEKDLKSKINESRSELAKLRIDASKGTLRKESGKLKPIRHDIARMLTRLNEMRKEK
- a CDS encoding 30S ribosomal protein S3; translation: MSAVKNVIKDNYNMMLLKDYLREAIKDAGFSHAEISKTPVGTRVALHVTRPGIVIGRKGSGIRTLTEKLATDFGLKNPQISVVEIEKPELAPSVMCNRMASHLERGTAFRRATMWTLKQIMEGGAMGVQITISGKLRGDRSAFEKHTQGILPRAGHHAEIVVDEDIAHVKTAMGLIGIRIRIARKERLIPEFEMRTEKAMKAKQAQDEKIKVEEIDVEGAKVEVVKVKGKADKAKSESERIALEAKKMESIDTLEEEEAKMK